In the Brettanomyces nanus chromosome 1, complete sequence genome, TGACATTTCTACTGAATTCACAAACCGAAATCGTTGCAGTATATAAATGCAGAAGCATTTCCGTACTCCGAGATACGAAGGATCAACTaatatttcttttcttttccctttttttCGCTTTAACTCTATCGGATTTTTCCTACTTTAATTAATAACACCCAAAATGACTAGACAATTCTTTGTTGGAGGTAACTTCAAAATGAATGGTTCCGAAAAGGCCATAACCACTATTGTGGATAATTTGAATAAGGCAGATTTGCCAAAGAACGTTGAAGTTGTTCTTTGTCCACCTTACCCATACCTTGCTCAGGTTGTTGCTCAAAACAAGCAGTCTACTGTTAAGGTTGGTGCTCAGAACTGTTACTGCAAGGCCTCTGGTGCTTACACTGGTGAGGTTTCTCCagatttcttgaaggaCCTCGGCGTTGATTTCGTCATTCTTGGTCACTCTGAGAGAAGAACCATTTTCCACGAATCTGACGAGCTTGTTGCTGACAAAGTTAAATTTGCATTGGAGAAAGGTTTGAAGGTTATGCTCTGTATTGGTGAAACtattgatgagaagaaggctGGTAAGACTTTATCTGTTTGTCAGAGAGAATTGAAGGCCGTTGTTCAAAAGGTTAAGGACTGGTCCAACATTGTTGTTGCTTATGAGCCAATCTGGGCCATTGGTACTGGTTTAACTGCCAAGGCTGAAGATGCCGAGGAGATTCACGCTGACA is a window encoding:
- the TPI1 gene encoding triosephosphate isomerase (BUSCO:EOG09343LR5) — translated: MTRQFFVGGNFKMNGSEKAITTIVDNLNKADLPKNVEVVLCPPYPYLAQVVAQNKQSTVKVGAQNCYCKASGAYTGEVSPDFLKDLGVDFVILGHSERRTIFHESDELVADKVKFALEKGLKVMLCIGETIDEKKAGKTLSVCQRELKAVVQKVKDWSNIVVAYEPIWAIGTGLTAKAEDAEEIHADIRKYLSTVIGKQAESVRILYGGSANGSNAPTFKGKTNVDGFLVGGASLKPEFADIIKSRQ